One Bifidobacterium crudilactis genomic region harbors:
- a CDS encoding metallophosphoesterase family protein — protein MIEARPSRSAVGESEQFSQRDAVSVSARLGRLQFHHSGKFRVLQLSDVQDGPKVSADTISLIAAACDASRPDLVVFTGDQIAGYDAAYAKTFRKRRWSTGWDGVYAAGRSVSNWVGSALQGINGGQVQTAGTADAGGDGPAPSLAEYEYADEGREKDLELTKDMVRRSIAQFLSPLIERGIPFAVTYGNHDFQCGLDTAQMDAIYREFPGCLNPEATAARPTQPRKQPGSGLPNQTVYACEPGTFALPVSDLNGRRNVFGLAIVDSGDYAKTGGYGVPSRAALTFLSQIPALLRTKAMVFQHIPIPQFYELLRPVPTTTPYAIQGYRAYDSQCFVLDENKTLAGSYLGEGISCPDTDCGEFEIMRRSEGYFGLFAGHDHRNGFVGNYEGMMLGATPTCGFGSYGPVPRKRAARLFEFDIRHPHNPRTQLLEFGDLVGKPQTHKAYTFALSHMPSSTGDAVNLLRKPGVLAGGLATLAALFASLRASRRRR, from the coding sequence ATGATTGAAGCTCGACCATCGCGCAGCGCCGTTGGGGAATCGGAACAGTTTTCGCAGAGAGACGCGGTCTCGGTCTCGGCACGTCTGGGACGTCTGCAGTTCCATCATTCGGGTAAGTTCCGAGTCCTGCAGCTCAGTGATGTGCAGGACGGCCCCAAGGTTTCCGCCGATACCATCAGCCTTATCGCAGCCGCGTGCGATGCCTCGCGTCCTGACCTGGTGGTGTTCACCGGGGATCAGATTGCCGGATATGATGCGGCATATGCCAAAACCTTCAGGAAACGTCGCTGGAGCACCGGATGGGATGGCGTGTACGCGGCAGGACGCAGTGTCAGCAATTGGGTGGGCAGTGCGCTTCAGGGAATCAACGGGGGGCAGGTCCAGACTGCAGGAACGGCCGATGCGGGCGGAGATGGCCCGGCTCCTTCCTTGGCCGAATATGAGTACGCCGATGAAGGGCGTGAGAAGGACCTTGAGCTGACCAAGGACATGGTCAGACGGAGCATCGCGCAATTCCTGTCTCCTCTCATCGAAAGGGGAATTCCCTTTGCGGTGACCTACGGCAATCATGATTTCCAGTGTGGTCTGGATACGGCGCAGATGGATGCGATCTATCGGGAGTTTCCCGGGTGCTTGAATCCCGAGGCCACTGCGGCCCGTCCGACTCAACCGAGGAAGCAGCCCGGCTCGGGCCTGCCGAATCAAACCGTGTATGCGTGCGAGCCCGGTACCTTCGCACTTCCGGTGAGCGATCTCAATGGCAGGCGGAACGTATTCGGGCTGGCCATCGTGGATTCGGGCGATTATGCGAAAACAGGAGGATACGGGGTTCCTTCCCGCGCCGCTCTGACGTTCCTCTCGCAGATTCCTGCGCTGCTGCGGACCAAGGCGATGGTATTCCAGCACATTCCCATTCCCCAGTTCTACGAGCTGCTTCGCCCAGTGCCGACGACCACGCCATATGCCATTCAGGGCTATCGTGCTTACGATTCTCAGTGCTTTGTTCTCGACGAGAACAAGACGCTTGCGGGAAGCTATCTGGGAGAGGGTATCAGCTGCCCTGATACCGATTGCGGAGAGTTCGAAATCATGCGAAGGAGCGAAGGATATTTCGGGTTGTTTGCCGGGCATGACCACCGCAACGGTTTCGTCGGCAATTATGAGGGCATGATGCTCGGAGCCACACCGACCTGCGGCTTCGGTTCATACGGGCCTGTTCCACGCAAGCGCGCGGCGCGATTGTTTGAGTTCGATATCAGACATCCTCACAATCCCCGCACGCAGCTCCTGGAGTTCGGCGACCTGGTCGGTAAGCCGCAAACACACAAGGCCTATACCTTCGCGTTGAGCCATATGCCCAGTTCGACCGGTGATGCGGTGAATCTCCTGCGCAAACCCGGAGTTCTTGCAGGAGGACTGGCGACTTTGGCAGCGCTGTTCGCATCTCTGAGGGCATCGCGGAGAAGACGGTGA
- a CDS encoding (S)-acetoin forming diacetyl reductase: MSKEVAFITGAAQGIGESIARRLVADGFAVAIADLNMTLAEEVAASITENGGTAVAVRLDVSDREGFASAMSNAVDALGDMNVLVNNAGIAPTTPIDTITPELFDKVYHINVASCIWGMQAAVSAFKSLGHGGKIINAASQAGVVGNANLMLYSSTKFAIRGLTQVAAKDLAKDGITANSFAPGIVKTPMMMDIAHQVAVNAGKDDDWGMSTFSKDITLGRLSEPSEVAAGVSFLAGHDSDYMTGQTLIIDGGMQFQ; the protein is encoded by the coding sequence ATGTCCAAAGAAGTAGCGTTTATTACAGGTGCGGCACAAGGCATCGGGGAATCCATCGCACGCAGGTTGGTTGCCGACGGTTTCGCGGTGGCGATCGCCGATCTCAACATGACACTCGCCGAGGAAGTCGCAGCCTCCATCACCGAGAATGGAGGAACCGCCGTAGCCGTCCGTCTTGACGTTTCGGACCGGGAAGGCTTCGCATCGGCGATGAGCAATGCAGTCGACGCCCTAGGCGATATGAATGTGTTGGTCAACAATGCGGGAATCGCACCGACCACACCGATCGATACCATCACTCCCGAGCTGTTCGACAAGGTCTACCACATCAATGTGGCCTCGTGCATCTGGGGTATGCAGGCTGCGGTCAGTGCATTCAAGTCGCTCGGGCACGGCGGGAAGATCATCAATGCGGCCAGTCAGGCCGGTGTCGTCGGCAACGCGAATCTGATGCTGTACAGCTCCACGAAGTTCGCCATTCGCGGCCTGACACAGGTCGCCGCCAAGGATCTGGCGAAGGACGGCATCACTGCGAACTCCTTCGCTCCCGGAATAGTGAAGACACCGATGATGATGGACATAGCGCACCAGGTTGCGGTCAACGCCGGGAAAGACGACGACTGGGGCATGTCGACTTTCTCGAAGGACATCACGCTGGGTCGTCTGAGCGAGCCTTCGGAAGTGGCGGCAGGAGTGTCGTTCCTTGCAGGTCATGACTCCGATTACATGACCGGTCAGACCCTCATCATCGACGGTGGCATGCAGTTCCAGTGA
- a CDS encoding siderophore-interacting protein, whose protein sequence is MGRGIQGAVLDLLGAAVLDLEVVGIREVCNGTMRRVTFSADQTLPETLQGPAAWLRLWFPSADGSAVQRGYTISDLSPNADACDVDFFKHENGGPASQWANTAKQGDRLQAQVMGSRPFQPGEGLKGVVLYGDETAFPAVCSIIRSLPAGVDASVVLGGTHDLSAFLPKREGQCITVRFTGRETPASCVERVLEDLRHDGEGFDNWQFWAAGERAAVQAMRPLVSRRYRFPRKSAHIQAYWIAGRAF, encoded by the coding sequence GTGGGCAGAGGAATCCAGGGGGCCGTTCTCGATTTGCTGGGCGCTGCAGTGCTCGATCTCGAGGTGGTGGGTATACGGGAAGTATGCAATGGGACGATGAGAAGAGTCACCTTTTCCGCCGACCAGACTTTACCTGAAACTCTGCAGGGCCCCGCCGCGTGGTTGCGCTTATGGTTTCCTTCGGCAGATGGCAGTGCGGTGCAACGTGGATATACGATTTCGGACCTTTCCCCGAACGCGGATGCCTGTGATGTCGACTTTTTCAAGCATGAGAACGGAGGGCCTGCATCGCAGTGGGCGAATACCGCCAAACAGGGCGACCGCCTGCAGGCACAGGTGATGGGTTCTCGGCCTTTTCAACCCGGTGAGGGGCTCAAGGGCGTCGTCCTCTATGGGGATGAAACGGCATTCCCTGCCGTGTGCTCCATCATACGTAGTCTGCCGGCCGGTGTTGATGCCTCGGTTGTTCTGGGCGGCACCCATGATCTGTCCGCATTTCTGCCGAAACGTGAGGGCCAGTGCATCACGGTGCGATTTACGGGACGCGAAACACCAGCCAGCTGTGTTGAAAGAGTGCTGGAGGATTTGCGACACGATGGTGAGGGATTCGACAACTGGCAGTTCTGGGCCGCAGGAGAACGCGCCGCGGTTCAGGCGATGCGCCCGCTGGTGAGCCGACGATATCGTTTTCCTCGAAAGTCAGCGCACATTCAGGCGTACTGGATAGCGGGACGCGCTTTCTAG
- a CDS encoding TDT family transporter, with translation MSTASNILNGSQNGLGGTDGDSRAGLTGPSAELAAEAPESRLRSYHRSVPLPKGGLTLGILALGALLGMMFPDDANWLHVLFALLSLPFFSTIVIKCLIHPSIVLGEDMSNPMVAPVSATVLMSMMQYASYLAPLPGTWHVLAVALWYFAVSCNIILMVHITSRFVIRRFELSAVYPTWFVGFVGIVVASVTSQSLGQQALGLLIFWCGLLLYGLSFIVVTMRMLRMPLPQAARPSFCIYAAPMSLCIAGYTTAESRPNVYMVLVMVICAQLLFAVVLTQMPRLLRIPFAPSYAAMTFPFVITATALLKSLRLFSGVGWAVPSWLFALQHVETAFAFVMVMYVMFRFAKQAIDQWRRTGRVSGV, from the coding sequence GTGAGCACAGCATCGAATATTCTGAATGGTTCACAAAACGGGCTTGGCGGCACCGATGGGGATTCGCGGGCCGGGTTGACGGGTCCTTCGGCGGAACTGGCAGCCGAAGCCCCTGAATCACGGTTGCGAAGCTATCATCGTTCCGTTCCCTTGCCCAAAGGTGGCCTGACCCTCGGCATACTGGCGCTTGGCGCGCTGCTGGGCATGATGTTCCCCGATGACGCCAACTGGCTGCATGTGCTGTTTGCGCTCTTGTCTCTTCCCTTCTTCTCCACCATCGTCATCAAATGCCTGATTCACCCCAGCATCGTTCTTGGCGAGGATATGTCCAATCCGATGGTTGCTCCGGTGTCCGCCACCGTGCTGATGTCGATGATGCAATATGCGAGCTACCTCGCCCCGCTGCCGGGCACCTGGCATGTTCTGGCTGTCGCATTATGGTATTTTGCCGTGAGTTGCAACATCATCCTCATGGTGCATATCACCAGCCGCTTCGTTATCCGTCGTTTCGAGCTCTCTGCCGTATATCCCACATGGTTTGTAGGCTTCGTGGGCATCGTGGTCGCCTCGGTGACCTCGCAGTCGCTTGGACAGCAGGCCCTCGGACTGCTGATTTTCTGGTGCGGACTGTTGCTGTATGGCCTGAGTTTCATCGTGGTGACCATGAGAATGCTTCGTATGCCGCTGCCGCAGGCCGCGCGCCCCTCCTTCTGCATCTACGCGGCGCCGATGAGCCTGTGCATCGCCGGTTACACCACCGCCGAGAGTCGTCCGAACGTCTATATGGTGCTGGTGATGGTGATATGCGCCCAGCTGCTCTTCGCCGTCGTGCTCACGCAGATGCCCCGACTGCTGCGTATTCCCTTCGCCCCCTCCTATGCGGCGATGACCTTCCCCTTCGTCATCACCGCGACAGCACTGCTGAAATCCCTCAGACTTTTTTCGGGCGTGGGCTGGGCGGTGCCCTCATGGCTGTTCGCCCTGCAGCATGTGGAAACCGCGTTTGCCTTCGTCATGGTGATGTATGTGATGTTCCGCTTTGCAAAACAGGCGATTGACCAGTGGCGGCGGACTGGGCGAGTATCGGGCGTGTGA
- a CDS encoding LysR family transcriptional regulator, giving the protein MSTVDDLSFTHLVTLIAVFENGEFTAAADELGIAQSTVSKRIAALESAFGLRLFIRRAKSQLLPTPAGKRLYSCAAEVLRQWSDTVYHMNPHNFRKTPFSLLLSHTASSTLLPKVIRGLDGLLDTMQFSAHTMNSDQIIDGIIKKQAHMGIIEKPVDTDMVRLDVLGEDKLVLAFNTSAETAASAASASQASVSHHHGNSSTSLNAFPDISSDALWLLRESGSGVRYFTDMFFRTFDISPTHMVELDSNEKIRSVLASGVGCTVLSENCVPPNVRTFDPGEAFIRHFYAVTPNTGLNPDQRIIAEHVMELLR; this is encoded by the coding sequence GTGTCAACCGTCGACGATCTGAGCTTCACTCATCTGGTAACACTGATAGCGGTTTTTGAAAACGGGGAATTCACCGCGGCGGCAGACGAGCTCGGCATCGCCCAATCCACCGTGTCCAAACGAATCGCCGCCCTGGAATCGGCATTCGGTCTCCGCCTGTTCATCAGGCGGGCCAAGAGTCAACTTCTTCCGACACCGGCGGGGAAACGTCTGTATTCCTGTGCCGCGGAGGTACTCAGGCAGTGGTCGGACACGGTCTATCACATGAATCCCCACAACTTCCGAAAAACACCGTTCTCCCTGCTGCTTTCCCATACGGCTTCCAGCACTCTGCTGCCCAAGGTCATCCGAGGCTTGGACGGCCTGCTGGACACCATGCAGTTCTCGGCCCACACGATGAACTCGGACCAGATCATCGACGGCATCATCAAAAAACAAGCGCATATGGGCATCATCGAAAAACCCGTGGATACGGACATGGTGAGGCTCGATGTGCTGGGCGAGGACAAACTCGTTCTGGCATTCAATACGAGCGCCGAAACGGCGGCATCTGCCGCATCCGCATCCCAGGCTTCCGTCTCACACCATCACGGCAATTCGTCGACGTCACTCAACGCGTTCCCCGACATCTCTTCTGACGCATTGTGGCTGCTGCGAGAGTCCGGCTCCGGCGTGCGGTATTTCACCGATATGTTCTTCCGAACATTCGACATCAGCCCAACGCATATGGTCGAGCTGGACAGCAACGAAAAAATTCGTTCGGTACTCGCCTCGGGAGTGGGGTGCACCGTGCTGTCGGAGAACTGCGTTCCTCCGAATGTGCGGACCTTCGATCCGGGCGAAGCCTTCATACGTCACTTCTACGCAGTGACGCCCAACACCGGTCTCAACCCTGACCAGCGCATCATCGCCGAACATGTCATGGAGCTTCTCCGCTGA
- a CDS encoding SDR family NAD(P)-dependent oxidoreductase yields MSMGTRFDNQTIIVTGAGSGIGKATAERLLDEGGRVIATDISAQRLEDLTASHPRAKLETLAGDICDETVIDGIVNLAGSHIDGLVNNAGITDGFLPNAEVDNATWDRVLAVNMTAVMKLSRAVLPVMLDAGKGSIVNVSSEAATRLAAGVAYTATKYAVIGITKNNAAFYTRKGVRTNAVLPGGVVTNIEAPFKSEYAMEVLGQAFSMAPAPASAEQLAAAITWLLSDDSANVSGSVVNSDGGWSTL; encoded by the coding sequence ATGTCAATGGGGACAAGATTCGACAATCAGACGATCATCGTCACAGGAGCAGGATCAGGCATCGGCAAAGCCACGGCTGAAAGGTTGCTCGACGAGGGCGGAAGGGTTATCGCCACCGATATCAGCGCGCAACGTCTTGAGGACCTCACGGCGTCACATCCAAGGGCAAAACTGGAAACACTGGCCGGCGATATCTGTGATGAGACGGTTATAGATGGCATCGTGAACCTGGCGGGCTCGCACATCGACGGCCTGGTCAACAATGCCGGAATAACCGATGGGTTTCTGCCCAACGCCGAGGTCGACAATGCAACCTGGGACCGAGTACTCGCAGTGAATATGACCGCGGTGATGAAGCTTTCCAGAGCCGTGCTGCCGGTCATGCTCGATGCAGGAAAAGGGTCTATAGTCAACGTATCGTCCGAAGCCGCTACACGCCTGGCGGCTGGTGTGGCGTACACCGCCACGAAGTATGCGGTTATCGGCATCACCAAAAACAACGCCGCTTTCTACACGCGCAAAGGGGTCCGGACCAATGCCGTCCTACCTGGAGGAGTGGTGACGAATATCGAGGCTCCCTTCAAATCCGAATATGCGATGGAAGTCTTGGGGCAGGCCTTCTCGATGGCCCCTGCACCCGCCTCGGCAGAACAATTGGCCGCCGCCATCACCTGGCTGCTCAGCGATGACTCGGCGAATGTGTCAGGCTCCGTGGTGAACTCGGACGGAGGCTGGAGCACACTCTGA
- a CDS encoding nuclear transport factor 2 family protein, whose product MQETEPISIDAAETALQQAMRNSDVAALDRMISDDLVFVGIDGKNLSKQDDLESHRNGTTRFERLDEISRRCSSAGEGKTTGSTEVVADVVNVINGERVKGRLRWHREWKLTDGRWQVIRGSVSIAG is encoded by the coding sequence TTGCAGGAGACAGAGCCGATATCGATTGATGCTGCTGAGACGGCATTGCAACAGGCCATGCGGAATAGCGATGTGGCAGCCTTGGACCGGATGATTTCAGATGACCTCGTGTTCGTCGGCATCGATGGGAAGAATCTGAGCAAACAGGATGACTTGGAGTCCCATAGAAACGGCACGACCAGATTCGAGCGTTTGGACGAGATTTCTCGACGCTGCTCCAGCGCCGGAGAAGGTAAGACCACGGGGTCAACCGAAGTCGTTGCGGATGTGGTGAATGTCATCAACGGCGAAAGGGTTAAAGGGCGGTTGCGCTGGCATCGTGAATGGAAGCTCACTGATGGGCGCTGGCAGGTGATTAGAGGCTCGGTGAGCATCGCCGGATGA
- a CDS encoding potassium channel family protein, whose product MNLKKWESATEWPLTALSLLFLVIYAWQILSEPIGIWNRAAEFSMNALWVVFGVDYVVSLLLAERKWEWFKHHVFDLLVVLLPMVRPLRVLRVLTALNALHRTSGMALRGRITMYVGASVTLIVFIGSLAVLDAERSAPGASIKTFGQALWWTFVTITTVGYGDYAPVTSTGRVIAFVLMLGGIALIGVVTATLASWIVDEVSAEEHKESSINHEEVEEISHRLERIERKLDDSEGRGVAMVTGNPVEPKTAGPHAIEMDPHMIPIRDSK is encoded by the coding sequence ATGAATTTGAAAAAGTGGGAGTCGGCAACGGAGTGGCCGCTGACGGCCCTTTCATTGTTGTTCCTGGTGATATACGCGTGGCAGATACTTTCGGAACCCATAGGAATTTGGAATCGCGCTGCAGAGTTCTCCATGAATGCGCTTTGGGTGGTATTCGGGGTGGATTACGTGGTTTCACTGTTGTTGGCGGAGAGGAAATGGGAGTGGTTCAAACATCATGTGTTCGATCTATTGGTCGTTCTTCTGCCCATGGTGCGACCGTTGCGTGTGCTTCGTGTGTTGACCGCGTTGAATGCCTTGCATCGAACAAGCGGCATGGCTCTGCGAGGCCGTATCACCATGTATGTGGGAGCATCGGTTACGCTCATCGTGTTTATAGGGTCATTAGCCGTTCTGGACGCTGAACGCTCCGCACCTGGGGCTTCGATAAAGACTTTCGGCCAGGCTTTGTGGTGGACCTTCGTGACCATTACCACTGTCGGATATGGTGACTATGCGCCCGTCACATCGACCGGTAGGGTGATAGCTTTTGTGCTTATGCTCGGTGGCATAGCGCTGATAGGGGTTGTGACCGCCACTCTGGCTTCGTGGATTGTCGATGAGGTCAGTGCCGAAGAGCATAAGGAATCGAGCATCAACCACGAGGAAGTCGAAGAAATATCACATAGGTTGGAACGTATTGAAAGGAAACTAGATGATTCCGAGGGCCGAGGCGTTGCTATGGTCACAGGCAACCCAGTTGAACCGAAAACAGCAGGTCCCCATGCTATTGAGATGGACCCGCACATGATACCGATTCGGGACAGCAAGTAG
- the gltX gene encoding glutamate--tRNA ligase, with translation MTQETSQQDSAAAVADIASDTKAKHSQHIALPDNVRVRFCPSPTGTPHVGMVRTALFNWAEARHTKGTFVFRIEDTDAARDSQESYDQIIEALRWLGLDWDEGIEVGGPDGPYRQSERTDIYKDVAAKLVKAGYAYESFSTSEEIEARNIAAGRPKAFGYDGYDRTLTEEQKQAFRDEGRKPALRIRMPEDDVAFDDLIRGEIVFKAGSVPDYVIVRPNGDPLYTLTNPVDDALMRINVVLRGEDLLSSTPRQIVLYRALIELGIAKEMPLFGHMPYVMGEGKKKLSKRDPESNLFLHREHGFIPEGLLNYLALLGWSIGPDRDVFSMQELADHFDIRDVKANPAHFDIDKAVAINAEHIRMLDEDDFLRRSIPYLFRDDAVSAETWDDLTDRERTVLQTAAPLIQPRVRLLSEVSGMAGSLLSTAEYLEPEADARKQLKATAGEVLEKAIAALDDVSDENWRTDTLHELLSTVLVEEGGYKPRLAFGPIRVAVSGRRVSPPLFESMEIIGKHVTLARLRGLQNNL, from the coding sequence ATGACCCAAGAGACTTCTCAACAAGATTCAGCCGCAGCAGTTGCGGATATTGCATCGGATACCAAAGCCAAGCATTCACAGCACATCGCGTTGCCTGATAACGTTCGTGTGCGTTTCTGCCCGTCGCCGACCGGCACGCCGCATGTGGGGATGGTGCGCACCGCACTGTTCAACTGGGCCGAGGCCCGTCACACCAAAGGAACCTTCGTGTTCCGCATCGAGGACACCGACGCCGCTCGTGACTCGCAGGAGAGCTACGACCAGATCATCGAGGCCCTGCGCTGGCTCGGTCTGGACTGGGATGAAGGCATCGAAGTAGGTGGACCCGACGGCCCGTACCGCCAGTCCGAGCGCACCGACATCTATAAGGATGTGGCCGCGAAGCTCGTCAAGGCAGGGTATGCCTATGAGTCCTTCTCGACCTCCGAGGAGATCGAGGCACGTAACATCGCCGCAGGTCGTCCCAAAGCCTTTGGATACGACGGATACGACAGGACTCTCACCGAGGAGCAGAAACAGGCCTTCCGTGATGAGGGCAGGAAACCGGCCTTGCGCATTCGCATGCCCGAGGATGACGTGGCGTTCGATGATCTCATCCGTGGGGAGATTGTCTTCAAGGCCGGTTCGGTTCCCGACTACGTTATCGTGCGCCCTAACGGTGACCCGCTGTATACGCTGACCAACCCGGTTGATGACGCGCTGATGCGCATCAACGTGGTGTTGCGCGGCGAGGATCTGCTGAGCTCCACACCACGGCAAATCGTGTTGTACAGAGCATTGATCGAGCTGGGCATCGCCAAGGAGATGCCGCTCTTCGGCCATATGCCGTATGTGATGGGCGAAGGCAAGAAGAAGCTGTCCAAGCGTGACCCGGAATCCAATCTCTTCCTGCATAGGGAGCACGGTTTCATTCCCGAAGGGCTTCTGAACTATCTCGCCTTGCTCGGATGGTCAATCGGCCCTGACCGCGATGTGTTCAGCATGCAGGAGCTTGCAGACCATTTTGACATTCGCGATGTCAAGGCGAATCCTGCGCATTTCGACATCGACAAGGCCGTGGCCATCAATGCGGAGCATATTCGCATGCTCGATGAGGACGACTTCCTGCGCCGCTCGATTCCATACCTCTTCCGCGACGATGCGGTTTCCGCAGAAACATGGGATGACTTGACCGACCGTGAGCGGACGGTGCTGCAGACCGCTGCGCCCTTGATTCAGCCACGCGTGCGCTTGCTGAGCGAGGTTTCCGGTATGGCCGGCAGTCTGCTGAGCACTGCGGAGTATCTGGAGCCCGAGGCCGATGCCCGTAAGCAGCTGAAGGCCACCGCCGGTGAAGTGCTTGAGAAGGCCATAGCCGCGTTGGATGACGTGTCCGACGAGAATTGGCGTACGGACACCCTTCACGAACTGCTCAGCACGGTTCTTGTGGAGGAAGGTGGCTACAAGCCGCGTCTGGCTTTCGGGCCGATTCGCGTGGCGGTCTCCGGTCGGCGTGTTTCCCCGCCGTTGTTTGAATCCATGGAGATTATCGGCAAGCATGTGACACTCGCAAGACTGCGCGGCTTGCAAAACAACTTATAA
- a CDS encoding low temperature requirement protein A, whose product MSTSHQQPHGSSRFGLRPMLPRDPRETHRSASSLELFFDLVFVVAVSFASQRLHNLESTGHIGNSLMMYAMVFFAIWWAWMNFSWFATSFATDDWLYRVMTIVQMVGALVLAAGVPEGMDEGNLTIVTLGYVLMRLAMVGQWLRASASSEEFRGTAIRYVIGVVAVQIAWLLRLALPANLAIVSFAILAAAEIAVPLLAESHRTTPWNPGHITDRYGAFTLIVLGESILAAANVLVDALGRGEHIARLLTLAACGILMAAGMWWVYFARDQNRQILGNRSTMFFAYGHYLIFAAAGAFSAGIELLVDALEGSGMAARLAPAALGLPVLIFLAGVWVLMLRHCLGRAGDIWYALGVGVVALSCFLYPQMSPIGTTIVVILAVIGTEIRRNGEEES is encoded by the coding sequence ATGTCAACGTCGCACCAACAACCACACGGGTCTTCTCGTTTTGGTCTGCGCCCGATGCTGCCCCGAGATCCTCGAGAGACGCATCGCTCGGCCAGCTCTTTGGAGCTCTTTTTCGACCTGGTCTTCGTGGTGGCCGTTTCCTTCGCCTCGCAACGACTTCACAACCTCGAGTCGACAGGCCATATCGGCAACAGTCTGATGATGTATGCGATGGTATTCTTCGCCATCTGGTGGGCGTGGATGAACTTCTCCTGGTTCGCCACGTCCTTCGCCACCGACGATTGGCTGTACAGGGTAATGACCATAGTCCAGATGGTCGGCGCCCTGGTGCTTGCCGCAGGAGTGCCGGAGGGAATGGACGAGGGCAATCTGACCATCGTCACTCTGGGCTATGTGCTGATGCGATTGGCGATGGTCGGGCAGTGGCTGCGAGCGAGCGCCTCCAGCGAGGAGTTTCGTGGAACCGCAATCCGATATGTCATCGGCGTGGTCGCTGTGCAGATTGCCTGGCTGCTGCGACTCGCCTTGCCCGCGAATCTGGCGATTGTCAGCTTTGCCATATTGGCGGCTGCGGAAATCGCAGTGCCCTTATTGGCGGAATCCCATCGAACGACACCCTGGAATCCCGGCCACATCACCGACCGTTATGGTGCCTTCACTCTTATCGTTCTCGGTGAATCCATTCTGGCGGCAGCCAATGTGTTGGTTGATGCTCTGGGTCGTGGTGAGCATATAGCCCGGTTGCTGACACTGGCAGCATGCGGGATTCTGATGGCGGCGGGCATGTGGTGGGTGTATTTCGCCCGTGACCAGAACAGGCAGATATTGGGCAATCGTTCCACGATGTTCTTCGCTTATGGGCATTATCTGATTTTCGCCGCTGCAGGAGCCTTCTCGGCAGGCATCGAACTATTGGTGGACGCATTGGAAGGCTCGGGAATGGCCGCAAGATTGGCTCCTGCAGCTCTTGGACTCCCTGTACTGATATTCCTTGCAGGCGTGTGGGTGTTAATGCTGCGCCATTGCCTCGGACGCGCCGGAGACATCTGGTACGCCCTCGGTGTGGGTGTTGTCGCGCTGAGTTGTTTCCTCTACCCGCAGATGTCGCCTATCGGCACCACAATCGTTGTGATTCTGGCGGTCATTGGCACTGAGATACGGCGCAACGGCGAAGAGGAGTCTTGA
- the nrdG gene encoding anaerobic ribonucleoside-triphosphate reductase activating protein: protein MGDAFIATAPGRRDFAHGEAGRGPGVPSGLTNNPRAGQWDGRKLSRGIVADYKRFVVTDGEGIRCSIYVSGCPFHCEGCWNASIWNFRAGHPYTPELEERILADMALPYVQGLTLLGGEPMLNTPMLNPLVHKIRERFGQSKDIWCWTGYTWEELMRSGETPDKAELLADVDVLVDGRYLESEKNSLLQFRGSSNQRVIDVKRSLAAGEPVIWAKLHDQERFIPELYGKDRDEEQKA from the coding sequence ATGGGTGACGCATTCATCGCAACCGCCCCTGGGCGCCGTGATTTCGCCCACGGAGAGGCGGGACGTGGACCGGGAGTGCCATCCGGTCTGACGAACAATCCCAGGGCAGGACAGTGGGACGGACGCAAACTCAGCAGAGGTATCGTCGCCGATTACAAGCGCTTCGTGGTCACCGACGGCGAAGGCATCCGCTGTTCCATCTACGTCAGCGGCTGTCCGTTTCATTGCGAAGGCTGCTGGAATGCTTCGATATGGAATTTCCGTGCGGGGCATCCCTACACGCCTGAACTTGAGGAGCGGATATTGGCCGATATGGCTCTGCCCTATGTGCAGGGTCTGACCTTGCTCGGCGGTGAGCCGATGCTCAATACGCCGATGCTCAATCCGCTGGTGCATAAGATCCGTGAGCGCTTCGGGCAGAGCAAGGACATCTGGTGCTGGACGGGCTACACATGGGAGGAGTTGATGCGTTCCGGCGAGACTCCCGACAAGGCTGAGCTGCTGGCTGATGTCGATGTGCTGGTCGACGGACGCTATCTGGAGTCGGAGAAGAACAGCCTGCTGCAATTCAGAGGTTCCTCGAATCAGCGGGTGATTGATGTGAAACGTTCTCTCGCTGCGGGTGAGCCCGTAATCTGGGCCAAGCTGCACGATCAGGAGCGCTTTATCCCGGAACTCTATGGCAAAGACCGCGACGAAGAGCAGAAGGCGTAG